A DNA window from Roseovarius sp. Pro17 contains the following coding sequences:
- a CDS encoding aspartate kinase: MPVLVMKFGGTSVANLDRIRRAAKRVGVEVAKGYDVIVIVSAMSGKTNELVGWVGETSPLYDAREYDAVVSSGENVTAGLMALTLQEMEVPARSWQGWQVPVRTSSAHSAARIDDIPPENIMAKFAEGMRVAVVAGFQGVSPEGRITTLGRGGSDTTAVAFAAAFGAERCDIYTDVDGVYTTDPRISSDARKLDRIAYEEMLELASLGAKVLQTRSVELAMRYNVKLRVVSSFEEQSDDAGTLVCAEEEIMESKVVTGIAYSRDEAKMTLLSVADRPGIAAAIFGPLSDAGVNVDMIIQNISEEGRTDMTFSCPTDQVARAEKALKDAVAAGQIDYGDLVADTNVAKVSAVGIGMRSQSGVAAQMFRTLSNEGVNIKVIATSEIKISVLIDRKYMELAVQALHDTFDLGKAG; the protein is encoded by the coding sequence ATGCCCGTTCTCGTGATGAAATTCGGCGGAACATCCGTCGCCAACCTCGACCGTATCCGGCGCGCGGCCAAGCGTGTGGGCGTTGAGGTGGCCAAGGGGTATGATGTCATCGTCATCGTCAGCGCCATGTCGGGCAAGACGAACGAATTGGTCGGCTGGGTAGGTGAAACATCGCCGCTCTATGACGCGCGCGAATACGACGCCGTCGTCAGCTCGGGCGAGAATGTGACAGCCGGCCTCATGGCGCTCACGTTGCAGGAAATGGAAGTACCCGCGCGCAGTTGGCAAGGCTGGCAGGTGCCGGTGCGCACCAGCAGCGCCCATTCCGCCGCCCGGATCGACGATATTCCGCCCGAAAACATCATGGCTAAATTTGCTGAGGGCATGCGCGTCGCTGTTGTCGCCGGCTTTCAGGGCGTCAGCCCCGAGGGCCGCATCACCACGCTGGGCAGGGGCGGATCGGACACTACCGCCGTCGCCTTTGCCGCCGCGTTTGGCGCCGAGCGCTGTGATATCTATACCGATGTCGACGGCGTCTATACCACCGATCCGCGCATCTCGTCGGACGCGCGCAAGCTGGACCGCATCGCCTATGAGGAAATGCTGGAGCTGGCCAGTCTGGGCGCCAAGGTGCTGCAAACCCGCTCGGTCGAGCTGGCGATGCGCTATAACGTCAAGCTGCGCGTGGTCAGCAGCTTTGAGGAACAATCAGATGACGCCGGCACCCTTGTCTGCGCCGAGGAGGAAATCATGGAATCCAAAGTTGTGACCGGCATCGCCTATTCCCGCGACGAGGCCAAGATGACCCTTCTGTCGGTCGCCGACCGCCCCGGCATCGCCGCCGCGATTTTCGGCCCGCTCAGCGACGCAGGCGTGAATGTCGATATGATCATCCAGAACATCTCCGAAGAAGGGCGCACCGACATGACCTTCTCCTGCCCCACCGATCAGGTGGCACGCGCGGAGAAGGCATTAAAGGATGCTGTCGCAGCGGGACAGATCGACTATGGCGATCTGGTCGCCGATACGAACGTGGCCAAGGTGTCGGCGGTCGGAATCGGCATGCGCAGCCAGTCAGGCGTCGCGGCGCAAATGTTCCGCACGCTCAGCAACGAGGGCGTGAACATCAAGGTTATCGCGACCTCGGAAATCAAGATTTCCGTGCTGATCGACCGGAAATACATGGAACTCGCCGTGCAGGCACTGCATGATACCTTTGATTTGGGCAAGGCAGGCTAG
- a CDS encoding DUF1178 family protein encodes MIKFSLKCAQDHRFDSWFQSAHAFDTLAARGMVGCAVCGDTDIEKTIMAPSVQSGRARPALRESAKGQLSAPASPAEQALAEMRRKIEATSEYVGTDFAHEAREMHEGASPTRPIHGEARPAEARKLLEDGVPIMPLPFRPARKVN; translated from the coding sequence ATGATCAAGTTTTCTTTGAAATGCGCACAGGACCACCGCTTTGACAGCTGGTTCCAGTCTGCACACGCCTTTGACACGCTGGCCGCGCGCGGCATGGTCGGCTGCGCGGTCTGCGGCGATACCGATATCGAAAAAACCATCATGGCCCCCAGCGTGCAATCTGGGCGCGCCCGCCCGGCCCTGCGCGAGAGTGCCAAAGGCCAGCTTAGCGCGCCCGCCTCACCCGCCGAACAGGCGCTGGCAGAGATGCGCCGCAAGATAGAGGCGACCTCGGAGTATGTCGGCACCGATTTCGCCCATGAGGCGCGCGAGATGCACGAGGGCGCATCACCCACCCGCCCCATCCACGGCGAGGCGCGCCCTGCTGAGGCGCGCAAGTTGCTGGAGGACGGCGTGCCGATCATGCCCCTGCCGTTTCGACCCGCGCGCAAGGTGAATTGA
- a CDS encoding SulP family inorganic anion transporter, which yields MPDLRVMQDETFSVARVRIELLAGLTVALALVPEAVAFAFVAGVHPLVGLYAAFLVGLVTAVIGGRPGMISGATGALAVVMVALVAQHGVEYLFATVVLMGVLQLIAGALKWGKFIRLVPHPVMLGFVNGLAIVIFLAQMSQFKVPGTMVDTGHGVGGGVWLSGQPLLIMLGLVGLTMLIIWVMPRITRVIPAPLAGIGVVAALVIGFGLDVPRVGDLSSIKGSFPSFHNPFGEGIGLYGTPLAPFNLQTLEIILPYAIILAAIGLIESLLTLNLVGEMVGRRGGASQECIAQGLANTLTGFFGGMGGCAMIGQSMINVKSGGRTRIAGIAAALFLLIFILFAAPLIEQIPLAALVGVMFMVVIGTFAWNSLTILRKVPLTDAMVIVLVTAVTVKYDLAIAVVVGVIVSALAYSWNNAKRIHATTKIDESGARVYSIEGPLFFGSAEGFGEIFDVEGDPDTVIVDFDQSRVVDQSALQAIETLAGKYQVAGKALQLRHLSRDCHRLLTKAGHLMIDSDDDPEYQIAVDYGVRTGVLGAGH from the coding sequence ATGCCCGATCTGCGCGTCATGCAGGACGAAACGTTCAGCGTCGCGCGGGTGCGGATCGAGCTGTTGGCGGGTCTGACGGTCGCGCTGGCGCTGGTGCCCGAGGCGGTCGCATTTGCCTTTGTCGCGGGTGTGCATCCGCTGGTCGGGCTCTATGCCGCGTTCCTCGTCGGCCTCGTCACGGCTGTGATTGGCGGGCGGCCCGGCATGATATCGGGCGCGACGGGCGCGCTGGCGGTGGTCATGGTGGCGCTGGTGGCGCAGCACGGGGTCGAATACCTTTTTGCGACTGTGGTGCTGATGGGCGTCCTTCAGTTGATCGCAGGTGCGCTGAAATGGGGCAAGTTCATCCGCCTCGTGCCGCATCCCGTCATGCTCGGCTTCGTCAATGGCCTCGCCATCGTGATCTTTCTCGCGCAGATGAGTCAGTTCAAGGTGCCGGGAACGATGGTGGATACCGGCCACGGCGTCGGCGGCGGCGTGTGGCTGAGCGGTCAGCCCCTGCTGATCATGCTGGGCCTCGTCGGACTGACCATGCTGATCATCTGGGTGATGCCGCGTATCACGCGCGTCATTCCTGCACCGCTGGCGGGCATCGGTGTGGTTGCGGCGCTGGTTATCGGATTTGGTCTTGATGTGCCGCGCGTCGGCGATCTGTCGTCGATCAAGGGCAGCTTTCCCAGCTTTCACAATCCCTTTGGCGAAGGCATCGGGCTTTATGGCACTCCGCTTGCGCCGTTCAACCTTCAGACACTTGAGATTATTCTGCCCTATGCCATCATCCTCGCGGCGATCGGCCTGATCGAAAGCCTGCTGACGCTGAACCTGGTGGGCGAAATGGTGGGGCGCAGAGGCGGTGCCAGCCAGGAATGTATTGCCCAAGGTCTGGCGAACACGCTGACCGGGTTTTTCGGCGGTATGGGCGGCTGCGCGATGATCGGTCAGTCGATGATCAACGTCAAATCGGGCGGGCGCACGCGTATCGCCGGAATCGCGGCGGCGCTGTTTCTGTTGATCTTTATCCTCTTCGCCGCGCCGCTGATCGAGCAGATTCCGCTCGCGGCCCTTGTTGGCGTGATGTTCATGGTGGTGATCGGTACGTTCGCGTGGAATTCATTGACCATCCTGCGCAAGGTACCGCTGACCGACGCGATGGTGATCGTGCTGGTGACGGCGGTGACGGTGAAATACGACCTCGCCATCGCGGTGGTCGTCGGTGTCATCGTCTCGGCGCTGGCTTATTCATGGAACAATGCGAAACGCATCCACGCCACGACCAAGATCGACGAGAGCGGAGCGCGCGTTTACAGCATCGAGGGGCCGCTCTTCTTCGGCTCTGCCGAGGGGTTCGGCGAGATTTTTGATGTGGAGGGTGACCCCGACACCGTGATCGTGGATTTCGATCAGAGCAGGGTGGTGGATCAGTCCGCGCTACAGGCGATCGAGACGTTGGCGGGCAAATATCAGGTGGCTGGCAAGGCCCTTCAGCTGCGCCATCTCAGCCGCGATTGCCATCGCCTGCTGACCAAGGCAGGGCACCTGATGATCGACAGCGACGACGATCCCGAGTATCAGATCGCGGTGGATTACGGCGTGCGCACCGGCGTTCTGGGGGCCGGGCATTGA
- the ptsP gene encoding phosphoenolpyruvate--protein phosphotransferase, whose protein sequence is MSDDFQTDSRQMLGRLRAVMAEDAAGQARLDQITHLIAEEMRIEVCSIYLFRDEETLELCATEGLNPSAVHETRMKLGEGLVGRVARTGEVINTDDAPGTRGFRFMPGTGEEGYSSFMGVPIQRLGEKLGVLVVQSKDSRSFSEEEVYAVEVVAMVLAEMAELGAFIGEGAAMAARHQHAVLFRGTTAQEGAARGHVWLHEPRVIVTNLIGEDPVRELERLNEAVEELRVGVDRMLSSARFGDKEQLEVLEAYRMFANSKGWMRRMEQDINRGLSAEAAVEKEQSTARARLGQVADAYLRDRLHDLDDLSNRMLRILTGQCTETGAEMPPDPILIARNIGPAELLDYGRSLKGIVLEEGAVGSHATIVARALAIPLVIHAKNITTEALNGDPILVDGDQGIAHLRPDDNVYAAFRDKMAMQAKAQERYASIRDKPATTLCGRTLSLTMNAGLMADLPSLEGSGADGVGLFRTELQFLIRSKMPKRAELSELYSRVIDAAKGRTIVFRTLDIGSDKVLPYMKPTDEPNPAMGWRAIRVGLDKPGVMRMQLQALIRGAKGRPLTIMFPFVAQREEFDAGRAELDKALERERILGHPLPETLKLGAMLETPSLAYAPDQFYRDVDFLSIGGNDLKQFFFAADRENERVRRRYDTLNVSFLTFLQGIVERCIATNTPLSFCGEDAGRPVEAACLAAIGLRALSMRPASIGPVKSILRRTDLNELRAVIDDAGRRGDQSVRPAVMEYLREKL, encoded by the coding sequence ATGAGCGACGATTTCCAGACCGATAGCCGCCAGATGCTGGGGCGCCTTCGTGCCGTCATGGCCGAGGACGCCGCAGGTCAGGCGCGCCTGGATCAGATTACGCACCTTATCGCCGAGGAAATGCGCATCGAGGTTTGCTCGATCTACCTTTTTCGCGACGAAGAAACGCTTGAGCTTTGCGCCACTGAGGGCCTGAATCCGTCCGCCGTGCATGAAACCCGCATGAAGCTGGGCGAGGGTCTGGTGGGTCGCGTTGCGCGCACTGGCGAGGTCATCAACACCGACGATGCGCCGGGCACGCGTGGCTTTCGCTTCATGCCCGGCACCGGCGAAGAGGGATATTCGTCCTTTATGGGTGTGCCGATCCAGCGACTTGGCGAAAAGCTGGGCGTATTGGTGGTGCAGTCCAAGGACTCCCGCAGTTTCTCCGAAGAAGAGGTTTACGCGGTCGAGGTCGTCGCCATGGTCCTAGCCGAAATGGCCGAGCTGGGCGCATTCATCGGCGAAGGGGCGGCCATGGCCGCGCGCCATCAGCACGCTGTGCTGTTTCGCGGCACGACCGCTCAGGAAGGCGCCGCGCGCGGGCATGTCTGGCTGCACGAGCCGCGCGTCATCGTCACGAACCTCATTGGCGAAGATCCCGTGCGCGAATTGGAGCGCCTCAACGAGGCTGTCGAAGAGCTGCGCGTCGGCGTTGACCGGATGCTCAGCAGCGCGCGCTTTGGCGACAAGGAACAGCTGGAGGTGCTCGAAGCCTACCGGATGTTCGCCAACTCCAAAGGCTGGATGCGGCGGATGGAGCAGGACATTAACCGCGGTCTTTCGGCCGAGGCAGCGGTGGAAAAGGAACAATCGACCGCCCGCGCGCGTCTGGGTCAGGTGGCCGACGCCTATCTGCGCGACCGACTCCATGATCTGGATGATCTCAGCAATCGCATGCTGCGTATCCTGACCGGGCAATGCACTGAAACCGGCGCCGAGATGCCGCCCGATCCCATTCTGATCGCGCGCAATATCGGCCCCGCCGAGTTGCTGGACTATGGCCGCAGCCTGAAAGGCATCGTGCTGGAGGAAGGTGCCGTCGGTAGCCACGCAACCATCGTCGCCCGCGCGCTGGCGATCCCGCTGGTCATCCACGCCAAGAACATCACGACCGAAGCACTAAATGGCGACCCGATCCTCGTCGATGGCGATCAGGGCATCGCCCATCTGCGCCCAGACGACAACGTCTACGCCGCCTTTCGCGACAAGATGGCGATGCAGGCCAAGGCACAGGAGCGCTACGCCTCGATCCGCGACAAACCCGCGACCACGCTCTGCGGGCGCACCCTGTCGCTGACAATGAACGCGGGTCTGATGGCCGATCTGCCGAGCCTCGAGGGCTCGGGTGCCGACGGCGTCGGGCTGTTCCGCACAGAGTTGCAATTCCTCATCCGCTCGAAAATGCCCAAACGCGCCGAGCTGAGCGAGCTTTACAGCCGTGTCATAGACGCCGCCAAGGGGCGCACCATAGTGTTCCGAACGCTCGACATCGGCTCGGACAAAGTGTTGCCCTATATGAAGCCAACGGATGAGCCGAACCCGGCGATGGGCTGGCGCGCGATCCGTGTCGGCCTCGACAAACCCGGCGTGATGCGGATGCAACTGCAGGCACTGATCCGCGGCGCCAAGGGCCGCCCCCTGACGATCATGTTCCCCTTCGTCGCCCAACGCGAAGAGTTCGACGCAGGCCGCGCCGAACTGGACAAGGCGCTGGAGCGCGAGCGCATCCTTGGCCACCCCCTGCCCGAAACGCTAAAGCTGGGCGCGATGCTGGAAACGCCCAGTCTGGCCTACGCGCCCGATCAGTTCTACCGTGACGTCGATTTCCTCTCGATCGGCGGCAACGATCTGAAACAGTTCTTTTTCGCCGCCGACCGCGAGAACGAGCGCGTGCGCCGCCGCTATGACACGCTGAACGTCAGCTTTCTTACCTTCCTGCAGGGCATCGTCGAGCGGTGCATCGCCACGAACACTCCTCTCAGTTTCTGCGGCGAGGACGCGGGTCGGCCCGTCGAGGCCGCGTGCCTCGCCGCCATCGGTTTGCGCGCGCTGTCGATGCGCCCCGCCTCCATCGGCCCCGTCAAGTCGATCCTGCGCCGCACCGATCTGAACGAACTGCGCGCCGTCATAGACGACGCCGGGCGGCGCGGCGACCAATCGGTGCGCCCCGCTGTCATGGAGTATCTTCGCGAAAAACTATAA
- a CDS encoding mechanosensitive ion channel family protein, with protein sequence MDFDLNEAANIATSRLDSYLGALVASTPKILIAILIILLTCAAVRLTGFVEGRVAARLRLRQNLVDVLLMMTRVLLWLGGILIALTVIFPTITPGKALTTLGLGSIAIGFAFKDTFENFLAGILILLREPFAIGDYVECESVEGRIEAITIRDTRIRQTDGQLVVMPNHALFQNPVTVRTDKDLRRTTIICGVARSEDVDRARDVIRTAVEALDTVRSDIKDVQIFAQSFGDASIDFEVTWWTGSSPLDIRRSRDQVVAAVKRALDEAEIEIPYPYRVLTFKGGVPIEMVQPTGKEAGDQD encoded by the coding sequence ATGGATTTCGATCTGAATGAGGCGGCTAACATCGCCACCTCGCGCCTTGACAGTTATCTAGGGGCGCTCGTGGCGTCGACGCCAAAGATACTGATCGCAATTCTGATTATTTTGCTGACCTGCGCCGCTGTTCGTTTGACGGGATTTGTCGAGGGCCGCGTCGCGGCGCGACTGCGGTTGCGTCAGAACCTTGTCGACGTGTTGCTGATGATGACGCGTGTACTGTTGTGGCTGGGTGGTATCCTCATCGCGCTGACGGTCATCTTTCCTACCATCACGCCGGGCAAGGCGCTGACGACCCTTGGCCTTGGCTCCATCGCCATCGGGTTTGCCTTCAAGGATACGTTCGAGAATTTTCTTGCCGGTATCCTGATACTGCTGCGCGAGCCCTTTGCGATAGGCGACTACGTCGAATGCGAGAGTGTCGAGGGCCGGATCGAGGCGATCACCATCCGCGACACGCGCATCCGGCAAACCGACGGCCAACTGGTCGTCATGCCCAATCACGCGCTGTTTCAAAATCCCGTCACCGTGCGCACGGACAAGGATTTGCGCCGCACCACCATCATCTGCGGCGTTGCGCGCAGCGAGGATGTGGATCGCGCCCGCGATGTGATTCGCACGGCGGTCGAGGCGCTGGATACCGTCCGTTCGGATATCAAGGATGTTCAGATTTTCGCCCAGAGCTTTGGGGATGCGTCCATCGATTTCGAGGTGACGTGGTGGACCGGCTCCAGCCCGCTTGATATCCGCAGGTCACGCGATCAGGTCGTCGCAGCGGTCAAGCGGGCGCTGGACGAGGCGGAGATTGAAATTCCCTATCCGTACCGTGTGCTGACCTTCAAAGGCGGGGTGCCGATCGAAATGGTTCAGCCCACCGGCAAAGAGGCGGGCGACCAAGACTGA
- a CDS encoding EcsC family protein, whose amino-acid sequence MDLLDPPIDKAAVAARLDALVRRHARAGNLGIQVLNVVGGRAEALLDRLPEGVRGRLEGGTGQALEVAMGAANRSRGMVGTQPGWLNRALTTAMGAAGGFGGLPSALAELPITTTILLRAIQDVAGEYGFDPTEEGVRFDCVQVFAAAGPLDHDDGADLAFLTTRVAVTGKAMQALIARVAPRLSVVLGQKLAAQTIPVLGAAAGAATNYAFTSYYQQMAHVHFGLRQLAIEADMSHAEVLEAFRARVETPVKRG is encoded by the coding sequence ATGGATCTTCTTGACCCCCCGATAGACAAGGCCGCCGTTGCCGCACGGCTTGATGCGCTGGTGCGCCGACATGCGCGCGCGGGCAATCTGGGCATACAGGTGCTGAACGTGGTCGGCGGGCGCGCCGAGGCGCTGCTGGACCGGCTGCCGGAGGGCGTGCGGGGCCGCCTTGAGGGTGGCACGGGTCAAGCGCTGGAAGTAGCGATGGGCGCGGCCAACCGCTCGCGCGGGATGGTGGGAACACAGCCAGGATGGCTGAACCGGGCGCTTACAACGGCGATGGGCGCGGCGGGGGGTTTTGGCGGATTGCCAAGTGCGCTGGCCGAATTACCCATCACCACGACGATCCTTTTGCGTGCCATTCAGGATGTTGCGGGTGAATATGGCTTTGATCCCACCGAAGAAGGTGTGCGCTTTGACTGCGTGCAGGTCTTTGCCGCCGCTGGCCCGCTGGATCATGACGACGGTGCCGATCTGGCATTTCTGACGACACGCGTGGCGGTGACCGGCAAGGCGATGCAGGCGTTGATCGCGCGCGTTGCGCCGCGTCTCAGCGTTGTACTGGGGCAAAAATTGGCGGCACAGACGATCCCGGTGCTGGGCGCGGCGGCTGGGGCGGCGACGAACTACGCCTTTACCAGCTACTACCAGCAAATGGCGCATGTTCATTTCGGTCTGCGCCAACTCGCCATTGAGGCGGACATGAGCCACGCAGAGGTGCTGGAGGCGTTCCGAGCACGTGTCGAGACGCCGGTGAAACGGGGCTGA
- the modA gene encoding molybdate ABC transporter substrate-binding protein — protein sequence MWIDASYDHLCARLRKVGVAAATALLLTVPGAQADDGIIVFAAASLRDAMDDITALYPGEVAVSLGSSGLLARQISEGAPADVAVLANTDWMDWLEREGVVDPARRVALVGNALVLIAPANAPDLSEARTEALLARLDGGRIAIGQTQSVPAGMYGRAWLEASGMWDSMMPHLAETDNVRAALALVARGETPLGVVYATDAAAEPDVRVVYRVPEGMHDPIVYPAAPLSDAGAPFMAFLQGAEAQKVFEAHGFVPLTVVP from the coding sequence ATGTGGATTGATGCATCATATGACCACCTCTGTGCGCGGCTGCGAAAGGTAGGCGTGGCAGCTGCGACGGCCTTGCTGCTGACGGTGCCCGGCGCACAGGCCGACGACGGGATTATCGTCTTTGCCGCCGCGTCGCTGCGCGATGCGATGGACGATATCACCGCGCTTTATCCGGGCGAGGTCGCGGTATCGCTGGGCAGCAGCGGCCTGCTGGCGCGCCAGATCAGCGAGGGCGCGCCCGCTGACGTGGCGGTGCTGGCCAACACGGACTGGATGGACTGGCTGGAGCGGGAGGGCGTCGTCGACCCCGCGCGCCGCGTCGCGCTGGTGGGCAATGCGCTGGTGCTGATCGCGCCTGCCAATGCGCCCGATTTGAGCGAGGCCAGAACTGAGGCGCTGCTGGCACGCCTCGATGGGGGACGTATCGCTATCGGTCAGACACAGAGCGTTCCAGCAGGCATGTATGGCCGCGCGTGGTTGGAAGCCTCGGGCATGTGGGACAGTATGATGCCGCATCTGGCCGAGACCGACAACGTGCGCGCCGCGCTGGCGCTGGTCGCGCGGGGCGAGACGCCTTTGGGTGTCGTCTATGCCACCGACGCGGCGGCCGAGCCGGACGTTCGCGTGGTTTACCGAGTTCCCGAGGGGATGCATGACCCTATCGTCTATCCCGCCGCGCCGCTGAGTGATGCGGGCGCGCCGTTCATGGCGTTCCTGCAAGGCGCTGAGGCACAAAAAGTTTTTGAGGCGCACGGATTTGTCCCGCTGACGGTCGTGCCCTGA
- a CDS encoding N-acetyltransferase → MLELRPETEDDWWEVEALLDLCFAPGREALSSYRLRDGLPPVPGLSSVARDETGILAGAIRYWPVQVGSVTALLLGPIAVHPTHQGEGLGAYLMRSSLAVARTGGWDRVMLVGDAPYYGRFGFQRLAEVEMPPPTNPDRVLGLDLMPGAWRGIAGKVTRGA, encoded by the coding sequence GTGCTGGAACTGAGGCCTGAAACGGAAGACGACTGGTGGGAGGTCGAGGCGCTGCTGGACCTGTGCTTTGCGCCGGGCCGCGAGGCGTTGTCGTCTTACCGTCTGCGCGATGGATTGCCGCCTGTTCCCGGCCTCAGCTCGGTTGCGCGGGACGAAACTGGCATTCTGGCGGGGGCCATCCGGTATTGGCCTGTGCAAGTGGGCTCGGTCACCGCGCTGCTGCTGGGGCCGATCGCGGTGCATCCGACGCATCAGGGCGAGGGGCTAGGCGCTTACCTCATGCGCAGTTCGCTGGCCGTGGCACGAACTGGCGGCTGGGACCGGGTCATGCTGGTGGGGGACGCGCCCTATTACGGCCGCTTCGGATTTCAGCGCCTCGCCGAAGTCGAGATGCCGCCGCCGACGAACCCCGACCGGGTGTTAGGCTTGGATCTGATGCCGGGCGCATGGCGCGGAATTGCTGGTAAAGTGACGCGGGGCGCTTGA
- the modB gene encoding molybdate ABC transporter permease subunit has product MLDAAAYAALTLSLKVSLVAVIFSLPPAIAVAWLLARRRFPGHALVSALVHLPLVLPPVVTGYLLLLTFGRNGWVGGALAEVGIVFAFRWTGAALAAGIMGFPLMVRAIRLSIEAVDPKLEEAAATLGAGRWAGFVRVTLPLIVPGILAGTVLGFAKAMGEFGATITFVANIPGQTQTLPTAIYSFLQVPGGEGSALRLVILSASVAIGAVLISEWLARRMAARIAA; this is encoded by the coding sequence ATGCTGGACGCCGCAGCATATGCGGCGCTGACGCTGTCGTTGAAGGTATCGCTGGTCGCGGTGATCTTTAGCCTGCCGCCGGCGATTGCGGTGGCGTGGCTGTTGGCGCGGCGGCGGTTTCCCGGTCACGCGCTGGTCAGTGCGCTGGTGCATCTGCCGCTGGTGCTGCCGCCGGTCGTGACGGGCTATCTGTTGCTGCTGACCTTCGGGCGCAATGGCTGGGTGGGCGGCGCGCTGGCGGAGGTCGGCATCGTTTTCGCCTTTCGCTGGACCGGCGCGGCGTTGGCGGCGGGGATTATGGGATTTCCGCTGATGGTGCGCGCCATCCGTCTGTCGATTGAGGCGGTCGATCCCAAGCTGGAGGAGGCAGCAGCGACGCTGGGCGCGGGCCGCTGGGCGGGGTTCGTGCGTGTGACGCTGCCGTTGATCGTACCGGGGATACTGGCGGGAACGGTGCTGGGCTTTGCCAAGGCGATGGGCGAATTCGGCGCGACGATCACGTTTGTCGCCAACATTCCGGGCCAGACGCAGACGCTGCCCACGGCGATCTATTCATTTCTTCAGGTGCCGGGTGGCGAGGGGTCGGCGCTCAGGCTGGTGATATTGTCGGCCAGTGTCGCGATTGGCGCGGTGCTGATATCAGAATGGCTGGCGCGGCGCATGGCGGCGCGGATCGCCGCATGA
- a CDS encoding NUDIX hydrolase yields the protein MNSDIIAPAAQIPIDLNDAHKSDVRTQFGALCFRIVRGKPEVLLVTSRRTKRWIVPKGWPMDGKTPAESAEIEAWEEAGVRGRMYDRCLGLYSYRKAMEGEDDLPCVIMVYAMKVRELASEYPEAQERKRKWLRPKKAAALVDEPDLAHMIRHFDPAQVKG from the coding sequence ATGAACAGCGACATCATCGCCCCAGCGGCGCAAATTCCCATAGATCTGAACGATGCGCACAAAAGCGATGTGCGCACGCAATTCGGCGCGCTCTGCTTTCGCATTGTGCGCGGCAAGCCTGAGGTGCTGCTGGTCACCAGCCGCCGCACCAAGCGCTGGATTGTGCCCAAGGGCTGGCCCATGGACGGCAAGACCCCGGCGGAGAGTGCCGAGATCGAAGCATGGGAAGAGGCCGGCGTGCGAGGGCGGATGTATGACCGCTGCCTCGGACTTTACTCCTATCGCAAGGCGATGGAGGGCGAAGACGATCTGCCGTGTGTGATCATGGTCTATGCGATGAAGGTGCGCGAACTTGCGTCCGAATATCCCGAAGCGCAGGAGCGCAAGCGCAAGTGGCTGCGCCCGAAAAAGGCTGCCGCATTGGTGGATGAGCCTGATCTGGCACATATGATCCGCCATTTCGACCCCGCACAGGTCAAGGGTTGA
- a CDS encoding ACT domain-containing protein, with protein sequence MTGEHDLKRLVAGMSPVLDADTYVFVTLPGRDVPLGLAPRMIMQEGEGTTIIVTKEAADDAGLDHMFTCRMITLDVHSALDAVGFLAKVTTRLAGLGMGVNPVSGYYHDHLFVPVDRADDAMAALHEMAREARG encoded by the coding sequence ATGACCGGTGAACATGATCTGAAACGCCTCGTTGCGGGGATGTCGCCCGTGCTGGACGCGGATACCTACGTCTTTGTCACGCTGCCGGGTCGGGACGTTCCACTTGGTCTAGCGCCCCGCATGATCATGCAGGAGGGCGAAGGCACCACCATCATCGTCACAAAAGAGGCGGCAGATGACGCTGGCCTTGATCACATGTTCACCTGTCGGATGATCACGCTGGACGTCCACTCGGCGCTGGATGCTGTCGGTTTTCTCGCCAAGGTGACGACGCGGCTGGCGGGGCTGGGCATGGGCGTCAATCCGGTCTCGGGCTACTACCACGATCACCTCTTTGTGCCGGTTGATCGCGCCGATGATGCCATGGCGGCGCTGCACGAAATGGCGCGCGAGGCGCGCGGCTGA